TCGGTCACGACGTAGCGAGCGCAGCCCTCGGCATCGAGCCGGGCGATCACGTCGAAGAGATCACCGACGGCCCGCGCCGAACCCCGCCCGGTCAGGATGCGACCGCGGACGTCGAGCGCAACCGCGATGAGGTCGCCGTGGTCGGCGATCGTCTTGGCACACCAATCCGGTTGCTCGAGCGCCGCCGTCGCGAGGTTGACCCGACGACACCGGGTGGACAGCGCCGCGGCCAGCGATTCGTCGTCGCGGATCCCGCCGCTCAGCTGCACGTCGACGTCGAGACGGCCGACGATCTCCGCGAGCAGAGCCCGGTTGTCGCCCCGCCCGAACGCCTGGTCGAGATCGAACAGGTGGACCCACTCAGCGCCGCGCCG
This is a stretch of genomic DNA from Acidimicrobiales bacterium. It encodes these proteins:
- the priA gene encoding bifunctional 1-(5-phosphoribosyl)-5-((5-phosphoribosylamino)methylideneamino)imidazole-4-carboxamide isomerase/phosphoribosylanthranilate isomerase PriA, translated to MADHLELLPAVDVQDRQAVRLVQAAEGSATAFGDPGVAALNWQRRGAEWVHLFDLDQAFGRGDNRALLAEIVGRLDVDVQLSGGIRDDESLAAALSTRCRRVNLATAALEQPDWCAKTIADHGDLIAVALDVRGRILTGRGSARAVGDLFDVIARLDAEGCARYVVTDVDEDGMLRGPNLDLLRAVCAATDRPVVASGGVAGLADLRALLGLLDNGLEGAIIGAALHEGRFTLEDALALTRPGRA